One Streptomyces sp. NBC_01217 genomic region harbors:
- a CDS encoding acyl carrier protein produces MSAIHPKIIEVLTHTFKVPAAEIRPDSTMDSLEMDSLAVAEFAVLIRETVGGDGDFDELPKGATLADITRFIDATAGGGELRGGEAPMSNAR; encoded by the coding sequence ATGAGTGCGATTCACCCCAAGATCATCGAGGTCCTGACCCACACCTTCAAAGTGCCCGCCGCCGAGATCCGCCCGGACTCCACGATGGACAGCTTGGAGATGGACTCCCTGGCCGTCGCCGAGTTCGCCGTCCTCATCAGGGAGACGGTGGGCGGCGACGGCGACTTCGACGAGCTTCCCAAGGGCGCCACCCTTGCCGACATCACGCGGTTCATCGACGCGACGGCCGGTGGCGGGGAGCTGAGGGGCGGCGAGGCACCGATGAGCAACGCCCGATGA